The genomic segment TTGCACGCCTAGACGTAACACCGGGACTGTTGTCTGCGATGGCCAATGTGGGGGATGGACTGGACGAGCCAGTCGCCGCCGCTGTCGAGGGAGACCCCCAGGCAGTAGGGCGGCTGCTGGCCGCTATCCGTCCCCTTGTGGTGCGGTACTGCCGCGCCCGAGTCGGTAGGCAGGAACGTTCGTTCGCATCGGCGGACGATGTCGCGCAGGAGGTGTGTCTCGCGGTGCTCACGGCATTGCCCTCGTACCGTGATCAGGGGCGCCCCTTCCTGGCGTTCGTGTACGGGATCGCCCAGCACAAGGTGGCCGACGCGCACCGCGCGGCGGCTCGCAACCGCGCCGAGCCGGTGGCCGAGGTCCCCGACGAGGTCGAAGGCGGCGTCGGTCCCGAGCAGCGTGCCCTCCAGGGCGAG from the Amycolatopsis magusensis genome contains:
- a CDS encoding sigma-70 family RNA polymerase sigma factor, which codes for MANVGDGLDEPVAAAVEGDPQAVGRLLAAIRPLVVRYCRARVGRQERSFASADDVAQEVCLAVLTALPSYRDQGRPFLAFVYGIAQHKVADAHRAAARNRAEPVAEVPDEVEGGVGPEQRALQGELNQRMAQLLQVLPDKQREIVVLRVVVGLSAEETADAVGSTPGAVRVAQHRALARLRKVLAAEEVV